ACCATGGTCCGGTTCCGTTGCATGATTCAGGACATGTACGACCCTGAGTTTTATCTCGGAGGTTATGAAGTGGTTGACAAGACTACAGGCCAAGCTGTGAGTGTCTTGTTTGAATGCCATCAATTGTTAGAAGTTTCCTGATCTTCAAAAATCTACTCTGAGATAGTAGAATATAGAGAGACAGTTTTCTAAAGCACAAAATCAAGTagacaaaccaaatatatatattgatacgaCCCCATGCGATGCCTCAAATCCAATGACGCTGTGtggtcatgatcaaagcaggccggttgctgtacatggaattatcaACCAGTTACTGCACAGCAGACTCAGTACCAGGcaatcttaaaaaaataaaaacctactCATGTTCCTAgctaacaaaaattgttttctcaactcgGTATATATCCAAGAACTAtccaggtgtggcggtttcaactttccgccgtgttcagttttccgaatgaccaaatacggtaacattacatcatgcgacgcctgcgcacagcaagcgaaactAGTCAATTGTTAGTGCCGTACTgagtcccggaaaactgaacacggcggaagactgaaaccgccacaccggaatGGAACGCCCTACCAGATCTTACTAGAAGCACCGTTCAAAACCCATCTTGACAACCTAAACATTTCTGAATTATCAAGAAGGGGCTAACTTTAATATTTAAAAGCGCTATTCAGCCCATGCCCACGCTCCTGTACGCCGTAGCCCCTCCAGGCGATTGTACAGAAACAACCAGATCCAGATCCAAGCCCTCTGTTGTTATAATATTTAGGGAGGTTGCACACAGCTATGTGTTGCAatcactgtgtggacattcctttgtgcTGTATACAAAATCCgtttcttcaacactgtaaataacaATGTGTGGACTTGTATAATGTATAATTTCACAAAGTGTTTCAAGTCTCTACTAGGAGTTTTAGTTCGAGGACCCCATGAAACTTTTTCCACTTAACAGAGAGCTGTTTATCAGGaagaggtttttgttttttcctccaCAGATGATGAAATCAGGAAAGTTCCAAGATCTCGCAGAGTGTTCTCAGAACCAGAAGTTGAATCTTGAATCGCCGAAGAACATCACGTTAGACAGACAGACATTCTACTGCGTCCCGGTTCCAGCAGAAACAGCCTGGGTCAAACAaatatccttttttttaaatgttggttCATAGGCAAAATCATCAAGAAAAGATACAAAAAGGTCacatgtgaaaatgttggctgaATGCAGTGTCtactaaagaaaaaaagaagaaaataatttgttgcGGCAATTTCATATGAATTTTGAATCTCGGATCCCTCTCCATTTTTAGTGAGGTGACAGTAGGTACCATCTGTATTTCTGCTGGGCGAGCAATTGCAAACGGACACGGATCCTCACACATCTGTGAAACGATTCATGATCGTTTCTCAGGATCAAAGTTTGTTTGGGTGAAGGGAGTCCTTTCTCAGaatattttatactactaatagctgcagtgcttttttcaccaaataagtttttatggttaTTGATTTTTGGAGTACTTGCTACAATCCATGACTATACCTCTATATTCAACAATTTTATCTTCGCAAGCGAAAACATTTCCTTAACAAAATGTACGCCTTTTCTGAGCACTGTCGCCACCAAACATCGGAACCATCCACCTCGCAAGGTTCAAGGGTCAAGAGGGCACTGGAGGTCGATGACGCGGCCCTGACATCCACACAATCAAAAAGTCCAGATCAGTCTGGTACCCAGCAGAGTGATGTACCAATGGACACAGTAGCAGGAGACGAGAACCAGTCCGAGAAAAGAACAAGAAGGTCAGAGGGCTCAGGTCAGGGGTCAGTGACCTCAGTTGACCTGAACTACCCCCTCCCAGATGAGAATGGGCCAGCCTGTATGGTGAAGGTAGGATACAAACTGATTTTCACAAAAGAAGacttttaacaaaaacatggaCTGTGTCCAAAGTGTTATTAAATATTTGTCAAAATCAGGAGACAACTAGATACTCTAGGCCTGAAATTACCCAACGGCCATGGATAGAATGTTCTTGGCCTTGCTGCCCCTTCAAGAGTTTCCTAAAGACAAAGTTTTTTCAGTGGAGGTACCCTTTCaagcgtcttgctcaaggacaaatatcctgactgggattcaaacccacactcaagTGACTAAGCCATGACACACTTCATCCCATCAAAGTAGAAATATTGATACTGAACCTTGTAGGTCTTTAACTTGAGATAAAATAATCCGTTTTTTGTGCAAAAACTTATTCAATATTTTCaccttttggtttgtttttgttttctcccaaAGGTGTATGATCAATTTGATACTTTCCGAGTGAACGACGTTGTTGAGTTTATTGGCATATTGTCGGTCGACCCGGAGTTAGCCAACTTGCCTGGGCATGCtcaaaatgggtaagttacaAATGAAAAACCAAACACACTTCACCATCCTTTCTACAAGTACACTCAtaagtttctcaaaaagtggCACTCTGTGACCTTTATCAATGCAgttcacaagcctgaggaaacctgttaaCAAGGATGCTTGCTTTGTGTCAAACCAGAaccaccagggttaacccctactcttccatgataaagcttataatgtcccatccgaaggacaaagcactTATGGTGAAGTATTTTGCTTATGGACATGACTGGGtctcgaacccatactctgctgatcagaaacaccatagctCTGGGCCGGTGATCTGAAAAGCTTAGCGTGACGCCCGGCCTTACCATCGATCCCTGCACGtttgttttaattatgttttataGGAGATTCTGAAATTAAGACGTTCATTGGGTTTTGAGGAAAATAAAGTGTAGTGTCAAATGTGAATGTAATAAACACGTTTTTGTAAGATTCTCTAAACTGTGTTCTATTTCTAAATTTGTCTTTCCAGTGAAGCATCTTCGGACATGGAAGGAGTAGATGAGTTTATGGCGGAGCAGACAGCGCACTCCCCACCTCCATCACTGGTACCCCGTCTCCATGCCATCATATCGCACAAACTTCAACACAATAACCCTTTGATACCAGTTAATTTTAATACAGAGCAAGGCAAGACATGTAagtctattttattttattttttcttcttttttaggGTATGATGCACCCTGAAAAACGATTGTCACGTTTTTTTGACATgatttttgtaataaattgaattgaattgacttgaattgaaaGTGTCATTTGTGTCACAAAAAGCAAAATACTGTaagtgatgatgatgaaaaagaaaatattgctgaacaatttttggTCAAGCATAAAATAAGCTGGGGACCAGCCTTGCTGGTAACTATATTGTTTCATGATTAGCAGATTATTTTCACCTAAGCAGCAACTAGGATATGCATTTTACATAATAAACTACTTTTATGAAATTGTATAATAAcgctattgtttttttttttttttcagtgatgCAAAGTGTGATGAGCGAAGCTGGCACTACTAGGGACCAGCTCAGATTTGTCCTACAGCAACTGCTCTTTGGGGACGCTCTTGCCGCAGACTACCTGTTACTCAACCTGGTGTCATCTGTGTAAGTTTGAAAATACATCTTCAGATTCAGAATAATTGacatttctccagaagacgatcagagcatactgatcgtaaACCTATGATTCTTtgcagaaccaccccaactcaagtacagattatcattacatggtgttaatgCAAACCTTACAggatcgtatttccaccatgcgaagtttcaaatcctacttcatTGACATGGAAAACGGCGGATTTCTTAGTTTTTTTGCTTGCCTTAAAATATATACTACTGTAGTAGACAGGTGCTGCATGCTGCTTGTGTGTGTACTTTATCACTTTAAAACTGGATCAATCCAGTTCCAGCTGGTTTAAACCAGTTCAACAGTGCAGACtattcaaaatctaattcttatACACAAGTGCTGTAGTGTTTGTGCTCCATCACTTCAGAACTGGATAAATCCAGTTTGATCAGGTTGGAACCAGTTCAACGGTGCAAATGGATGTGAAATTAAACTGGTCTCAACCTAAGGCAAAAAGAAAGCTGCCTACTACCCCGGTGTTTCGAGACTCGCTGATTTGGGTTTCAAATCTAAAAAATTCTTCTTTCTAGATATGCCAGAAGAGACGTTACAGCCCTCGGGAAGTTTTCATTAAATTTGATTGGATGTGCAGAGCCCGGCTTCAGCCAATCACTGCACAGTGTGCTCAGCCAACTGCTAACCAAAGTAAGAACTGCATGCTCATTGTCTATTTTCTATCCTAAACATTGAGACCATTTACCTAGGGGTGTGTTTTCTCGGTTATAACCATTCACAGTTTGTTCAATGGCCAGCAATAACCCAATGGcaagttcaaccgaaacagttacgACCGCGAAAACACACCCTTGGTGAAAAGGAAAActaattttaatttataaactAAATTGTTTGCAGGCACGCTAACTTTTAAATAGTCAGCTGTGCCAATGAAAattggaagaaaacaaaccaatacaaagtCTTGCTTAGTCTGGCACTTTCCGCTCTATTTTTATAAACTGCAGTTGCATGTACTTTTTTAGCTCTTCAAGTTAGGGTACCGGAGTAATGCTAAAGAAACTTTCAGGCAACTTGGGTTGGACTTGAAAGACGCATTAGCCACCACAATCCTTTCGGAATTATTCCTAGGCTAGAAAGAGAGAGCAGCAGCAAACCTTTTTGTTATATCCACACCAGAGTTTCGacttaaatttaacaaaatatttgattgtTTCTTTTCCAATTTTCCCCAGTCACACCATCTTCCGCTGTCGCTAGAAAACATGAACAAACTCCGCCTGACACCAAAGAAGGATTACACAGCCAACAGACTCAAGAGTGGGATCCTGCAACTCAGCGGAAAGACTCACTTGGTACTCGACGAGACGGCTCTGCAGCCTGGACAACTCGACACAAATGGTATGATGAGACGGAcgagttattatttatttctgataATCAAACCGAGAATGCCTCATATAAGTCATCTTAATCACTGTAGcctgcaagcctgaggaaacctgtaggAAAGGGTGcttgaaccagaaacactggggttaacccctactcttccgtgataagtgttctgggtgcTTTAACGTGCACTATCAATCCTGGTACTCAGGAACTctggcttaatgtcccattcgAAAAGACAAAGCAGTTATGGTGACAAAaactgcttagcacagaaacatcttgcttagcacagaaacatcttgcttagcacagaaacatcttgcttagcagaaactgattACCAGCCGAGATGCAGTGTCTACATAGCTTCACAGGTGCCCTGTTATTATCTTAAGCAAATATCCAGGTTCacttagcagtattttctacaCTACAGttttatggggaaaatgtacaAGTCTGACTAAGGACAGTATTattgaagagcgccctctcgtgaCATTTCTTTCTTGTCTCAGGTGTTCAGAATCTGACGGCTATTGGAAATGCCATCTCCTGGCAGAAGATTGATTATGATTTTGAGTTCCACAAGACGGAGTTCATGACGAATATCGTCTTCGTCATCACCTCGGAGGGAAAGTCTCTTTTACCGGT
The sequence above is drawn from the Asterias rubens chromosome 9, eAstRub1.3, whole genome shotgun sequence genome and encodes:
- the LOC117294330 gene encoding mini-chromosome maintenance complex-binding protein-like; this translates as MPGIEDWLNRPLDIVQGLFDITDKGWSDKVTDYFTKKLEDKGSLEWVPSLNHRSLHLLKPNTMVRFRCMIQDMYDPEFYLGGYEVVDKTTGQAMMKSGKFQDLAECSQNQKLNLESPKNITLDRQTFYCVPVPAETAWVKQAFSEHCRHQTSEPSTSQGSRVKRALEVDDAALTSTQSKSPDQSGTQQSDVPMDTVAGDENQSEKRTRRSEGSGQGSVTSVDLNYPLPDENGPACMVKVYDQFDTFRVNDVVEFIGILSVDPELANLPGHAQNGEASSDMEGVDEFMAEQTAHSPPPSLVPRLHAIISHKLQHNNPLIPVNFNTEQGKTLMQSVMSEAGTTRDQLRFVLQQLLFGDALAADYLLLNLVSSVYARRDVTALGKFSLNLIGCAEPGFSQSLHSVLSQLLTKSHHLPLSLENMNKLRLTPKKDYTANRLKSGILQLSGKTHLVLDETALQPGQLDTNGVQNLTAIGNAISWQKIDYDFEFHKTEFMTNIVFVITSEGKSLLPNDCQVAIKRSTSSKSIADIQMSIQSLISSGSINLNQIRTYLGVIPFIDYSLSDEMSKVVEQDFVDARKSDPGKMTQEDFHSLLVTARLLSISMGQASLTRDIWGRAKRMEQERKTRLKQAISTSQP